The DNA window TCAGCCCCTCCCCgtagctcaaaccgtccagtcccggcaacatccttgtaaatcttaagTGTGCCCTTTCGTGTTTGAGCATGGAACAGGGGTACCCAGCCCTGAGGTTTGAGCATCAGTAAGGCTATTGGAGAAGATAGAATACTTGAATTTCTATTCCTGATGTGTGTAACAAGTTTGTGACAGGGAGTTCTTCAGAGGTGTGACAAAGTTTGTGTTTTTCTGTGTGCAATGAATTCTGTTCTGTTGTTATAAGTACACCAACAGCCTCTTGCAAGTAGGCCTCACTTTGGAATATTGGACAAGTCCGATCCCAGTCAGCTGGTAACCCATTGACGTGTGCAGGTATGTTTAGGCGGGTGTGGACGTCAGGCTAGGACAGGACAGGGCCCAGATATGTACTAACCAACAGCTGAACCTCCCTGAAGTCCCCTTGACCTGCTCGCATTCTCCATCAGGGGAGTCAGCAGCGTGGTGCAGAGATGTGTCCACAAGAGGACAGACATGGAATACGCGGTCAAGATCATCGAGGTGACCGACGAGAGCATGAGCTCAGCCCAACTGGACGAGGTCCGCAGATCCACCCAGAAGGAGATCGAGATCTTGCGGCTGGTCACCGGACATCCAAGCATCAGTAAGGAGCCACATGAGCTGTCACCTTCGGTGCGGGAGGGGGAGTCaggaatggtggggggggggggggggttgatgatgtgatttatttggactttcagaaggcaagACAGAACTCGGGCCTGCACTGCCTGAGAGGCTGGGAATGAGCTTAGGCCTCCTGCTGCAGGCTGGAGCCTGGGAGGTGGGAttgctcccctcccccccccaggtGCAGGCCGCATCCTGGGAGTTGGGATCACGTTCCCCCCCCCTTCCCTGTGTAGGCGGGATCCTGGGAGTCAGGATTATGTTCCCCTACGTAGGCTGCATCTTGTGGGGGGGTCAGGATTAGGCCCCCTGGAGTAGGCCAGATCCTGGGAGTCGGGATTACGTCTgtctggtggaggctggaaccTGAGATTTGGGATTATGCACCCCTCCCCAGTGAAGCCGGAGCCTGGGATTTGGGATTATGCGCCCCCCCCACTAGCACAGGCTGGAGCCTGGGATTCAGGATTGTGCCCCCACCCTAGTGCAGGCCGGAGTCAGGGAGTCGGGATTACAGCCCGTGCTGAACACTTGAATTCTCAGCTGACTCTTTGTACATTTTCTCCCTTCTCTGCAGTCACTCTCATTGACTATTACACCTCTGAGACCGTCACCTTCCTCGTGTTTGATCTGTAAGTATCAGGAATTTGCAGTCGCCAGGCAACCGGCAGCCTGTACAACCTCTGACAACCTTCCCCAGAGCCACCAAACCtcccctacctgctcataccgcCCCTCCTCCTCACCACCACCCGAACCCAGCCTTGGCACTCCATTAGTCGGGCACACTGTCATTGCAGAATTGAGGATAACCTCTTCCATTTCATTGCCTCATAGGATGAAGCGAGGGGAGCTGTTTGACTACCTCACTCACAAAGTAGTCCTGAGCGAGAAGGAAACCAGGTAGGGAGAGAGAATGATAAGATCCGCGCTGGCCCAATAATACTGGGGGAGCCCATTACTGAGAGGACCGAGCAGTCagtggtgtctctcagtcccctctctctctctcagggagatatctggacactgactggggtctctcagtcccccctctctctctctctcagggagatatctgtacactgactggtgtctctcagtcccccctctctctctctctcagggagatatctgtacactgactggtgtctctcagtcccctctctctctcagggagatatctgtacactgacgggtgtctctcagtccccccactctctctctcagggagatatctgtacaatGACTGGTGTCTTTCAGTCTTCTCTCTCAGGGAGGTAATTGTACACTGgttctctcagtcccctctctctatATCTCGCTGTCGCactcgctcttgctctctctctgtctctcgctctctgtctgtctgtttctctctcaccctGTCTGTGTGTTTCACTCGCTGTCTCGCGCGCtcggagatatctgtacactggtgTTTCTCAGCAGTGAGCTTCCCCATCTTACTAAGTCATCCTTCTGTGTGTGGGTGGTGGTTTAGAGAGGGCTTCTCTGCATTGACTAGGCTGGAGTTTCAAAGAGCAAGGGGTGTGGTAGACACTGAACCGTCTGGAAAAGGTGGACGGTAGGAGGGATGTTTGGGAGGAAGGAGGGAGGGGGCACGGGCTTTCCAATTGGAGTTACCCTTTCAGGACGGTGGCATGATGGTTGCCTCTCCCTGAGAGTCCAGCGGCTTCAACCATTTGGAGCCAAGCGTGTCGACCATCTCGGGGACAGATTGGCTATATTGGTGGGGAGGGGAGTCTGCAGGTTGGTGGGGGCACGAGGAACGCACGCTGTGAGCTTATCATGTGGCAAagcaggctggggctgggggggggggggtcatgcaTGATTACACTTCGTAATTCTGTCATTTCACCAGCctgtctccatctaaacctccccccaaccccaaccccggCGGTTACAGGAACATGATGAGGGCGCTCCTACAGGCCATTGACTACCTCCACAACCGAAACATTGTTCACCGGGACGTGAAGACCGAGAACATCCTGCTGGACGAACACACCAACATCCGACTCTCCGACTTTGGCTTTGCCTGTCACCTCGGGCCCGGAGAGAAGCTCCGAGGTGGGTCCCGCTGAGCGGACGGGGGTGAGGGAGGGGCTCCACACTCACTGAGCTGGTAGCAGGGCTTGGGGGATGCTCAGGGAGTGGTGTGACAGGCGGTTAGTCCGGTTCTCTTCTCCGCTTTTAAAtatccatccccaccccatctcTTACAGAGCTCTGCGGGACCCCAGGATACCTGGCTCCTGAGCTCCTCACCTGCTCCATGGACGAGACGCACCCGGGTTACGGCAAAGAGGTGGACATGTGAGTACTCCTGATTCTGGCTGGGGGAGAGCAGGGGACACCACGTGGTAAGTGTCCTCTGggtcagtgtggtgctccctcgacaccgaccctcccacagtgcggggctccctcgacgccgaccctccgacagtgcggggctccctctcGTATTGGGCATGGTGAATGGAGCTGGTGTTTTGAAAGCACAGTCACGGACAGTGGGAgatttttagaattttttttggaattggaatccctacagtatggaaacaggccattcaacccaaaaGGTCcgcaccgacccttcgaagagtaaccctcccagacctattccccaatCCAAtacttgcccctgactaatgcacctgacctgctcacctttggactgtgggaggaaaccggagcacccggaggaaacccacgcagacacgggagggggagaatgtgcaaactctgcacagacagtcgcctgaggctggaatcgaagccaggtccctggagctgtgaggcagcagtgctagccactgtgccacccactgtgccaccctaagagggaggggggagaga is part of the Chiloscyllium plagiosum isolate BGI_BamShark_2017 unplaced genomic scaffold, ASM401019v2 scaf_12258, whole genome shotgun sequence genome and encodes:
- the LOC122545854 gene encoding phosphorylase b kinase gamma catalytic chain, liver/testis isoform-like codes for the protein MEYAVKIIEVTDESMSSAQLDEVRRSTQKEIEILRLVTGHPSIITLIDYYTSETVTFLVFDLMKRGELFDYLTHKVVLSEKETRNMMRALLQAIDYLHNRNIVHRDVKTENILLDEHTNIRLSDFGFACHLGPGEKLRELCGTPGYLAPELLTCSMDETHPGYGKEVDIWSAGVVMYTMLAGSPPFWHRKQMVMLHMIMEGKYQMTSNEWQDRSDTVKDLIGKMLTVDPTKRITAEEALSHPFFQSYIPEVRHFSPLRMFRVGARPT